The nucleotide window GTAAAACAGTTCACTATATGATTAAACAATATGCCAAACAAGCAGGAATTAATGGTAATGTTAGTCCTCATTGGTTAAGACATTCCCACGCCACCCATTCTATAGAAAGAGGATGTAACCTTCATCTACTGCAACAATCCCTAGGTCATAGTAACCTATCGATTACCAGTCGTTATCTTCATGCTAGACCCAACGAAGGCAGTAGTCAATTTATACAAGATATTTAAGCCAATTCCTTGCTACAGTATTATTTAGTTATCAAGTTACCCCTGTAGTATGTCCAACAAACTTCTCGTCAAATCTAACCCAGAACTACTTACCCCCGTTGCTGAATACTTTAAAGTTCTTTCCGAAGTGAGTCGTCTGCAAATTCTCAGTTGTTTAAAAGAAAGAGAAATGAATGTCACCGAACTTACAGAAGCAACAGGGTTAGGACAAGCTAACTTATCAAAACACCTGAAAGTCTTAACTCAAGCCGGTATTCTTACCCGTCAACCCCAAGGAGTTAGCGCCTATTACTCTATTAGTGATCCAATGATTTTTGAATTGTGTGACTTAGTTTGTCAACGCATTAGTGAACGAATACAACAACAAGCAGAATACTTTAAATCTCTTTTTTAAATTAAGGTTTATCCTCTGGTTTTGACTCTGGAAGGGTTTCAATTTTTACCGGATTTCCTGCCCCCATTAAAACCCCTAAAAACCGACCTTCTTCAGAACTTTCTAAAATCACTTTTTTAATCATTAATGTTAAAGGAACAGCTAAAATAGCACCCGTTGGCCCTAACACCCAACTCCAAAAAATCACAGAAAGAATAATGATTAAAGGAGATAAATCTAACCCTTGCTGCATATAACGCGGCTTAATTCCTTTATCGACAATATTATCCACTAGCCAACAGAAAAAAACGATTAAAAAAGCTTGATGAGTTCCTAACTTTAAAAACCCTAATAAAAAAGGAGGAATTATAGCCAAAAGAAATCCTACCGCCGGAATAAAATTGAGTAAAAAAAACAAGACTCCCCATAAAGCCGCCAAATCAACTCCGAAAAAGGCTAATATTAAAAAATCAGCAACGGCTGTAATTGCTCCTGTCCAAGTCGTAATGATAATATAACTTCTAATATCTCGACTAAAGGCATTAAATTGATTAAAAACTCTATTATTGTCAATTAAATTTTGGTGTAATTTATTAGAAAAACCACTCGCCTCAATTAACATAAAAGCGACCAAAAAAACCAGTAACAAAGAGTTACTTAACGCTTGAATCACAGCCAGGAGAAATTGAGCAATACTGCCAATTAACCGACTTGGAGAAAAGATATCCAGAGAAAGCACTTGACTCGCTTTAATTCCCCTAGCCGCTAACATCTCTTTTAAAACATCTTTAAAATCTTGTATTTTAACTTCATAAGTCGGCAAAAGTTGTAATAACTGAGAAATAGAAATTCCCAAAAAAGCAATTAAAGTCAGTCCGGCCCCCACAACACCTAAAATAGTGATTAATAAAGCTAACCAACCCGGTAAACGTTTACGAGTTAACCATTGTAATAAGGGAACAGTAGCGATCGCAATTAAAGAAGCCAAAAAAAACGAATTAAGAATAGACGCAGCCGATTTAATTCCCGCTACAATGATGACAAAAGAAGCACCAGCAAGCAGGAGAAGAAATAGAGGGGATAATTGAGACTTTTGAGTCATAATCAAAATAAGATAATTACAACACTGTATTTAACCCAAACCCCGACTCCAGAATAAGCCCTTAAACTTCGTGTCAGACAAATTATACTAAAAAGGAATAAGACATTAACATTAAAATCTTTATGAATCAAGACGAAAAGTACAGCCAACTAGAGCAACGGATTACAGAACTAGAAAATCAAGTAAAAACCTTAAGTCAACTATTACCCCTAGTAGAACAGATTTCAACCCTAGAAAAAATCCAAAATAACTTTACTCTAATAGAAGATGTCGATCGCTATTCCCCTTTACGAAACTTATTAGCAGCAGGAGACTTTAAAGGGGCAGATAGAGAAACCGCCAGAGTGTTACTCGAAAAATCAGGAGAAGATAGAGACTCCTTAACCCCCGATGATGTTCGCAAATTTTCCTGTAATACCATACGAGTAATTGACCGTCTTTGGAGAAATTATAGTCAAGATTGCTTTGGATTTAGTATTCAGATTCAAATATATTTAGAAGAAGGAGGAACTCGTGAAAGTTTAATCGCCCAAGACATCAATCAATTAATGAAATTTGGCGATCGCGTCGGGTGGCGTATTAACAACCAATGGCAAACCGGTACTTATGATCAATGGGATTTTAGCGTAGCAGCGCCGAAAGGATGTTTTCCCGCTATTTGGTGGAGTTCACCCTATGGGGCAAAAATGGTTAACTTCTTCTTTGTTCGCCTATTAGAATGTAAAATTTAGATTCATCCATACACTTCTATTACTGATAAATATCTCATCTGCGTTCATCTGCGTTCATCTGCGGACAAAACATGACCAACTTAAATCAAGCCGTAATCCTTCTAACCGGAGCAACCGGAGGATTTGGACAAGAATTTACCCGACAACTCTTAAAACAAAATAGTAGACTAATCTTAAGCGATCGAGAAGAAAACAAATTACTCGAACAAACCCAAAACATCCAACAAGAAATAACCACAGGAGAAATCATCGCTTGTCTAGTCGCCGATTTATCTTCCCCCCAAGGATGCCAAAGCCTCTATAATCAAGTAAAAACCCTCAACATACCCATTGATATATTAATCAACAACGCAGGAATCGCACTATACGGACGCACCGACGAAGTTCCGACGCAAAAATGGGAAGAACTAATGCAAATCAACCTATTAGCCCCCATGCGTTTAACTAGCTTAATTATCCCCGACATGATCACTCGTCAGAAAGGGCACATTGTTAACATTTCCTCCGTTGCCGGTTGGATAGCCCTCCCTGGTATGACACATTATGCCACCAGTAAATATGGATTGCGAGGATTTAGCGAAGGACTAGCCGCAGAAACCAAAGCTTATAATATTAAAGTAAGTGCAGTCTATCCCTTTTTCAGCCGGACTCCTATCCTTCAATCCCCACGATATGGAACACTAGCCCAAGAAGTTCAAGACATATCCTCAGACATAGCCACCGATCCAGCCCAAATTATAGCTCAAACCCTCAAAGGAATTCGGGAAAATCGAGCCAATATATTTCCCGATGCAATGGGTAAAAGAATCCAATTTCTCAAACGATACTCCCCAGACTTATTACACTGGATAGTTGAAAGAATAAGTAACAAGATAAAAAAACATGATTATCAATAAAACAGATAAACATCTTATCATCGGAGCAGGGTTCGTCGGGTTAGGAATAGCCCAAGCCCTCAAACAAGCCGGTATCCCCTACGATCAAGTAGATGCGAGTGATAACATCGGTGGAAATTGGTATCATGGGGTATATCAAACCGCCCACATCATCTCATCCAAAAAAATAACCCAATTTTCCCATTATCCCATGCCCCCAGATTATCCCGACTTTCCCAGTGCCCAACAAATGCGGGATTATCTTAATAGCTTTGCCGATCATTTTAACCTACGTTCATCCATCGAACTCAACCGTACTGTAACTTATGTTCGTCCGGTAGAAAATAACCATTGGGAAGTCACCTTTAAAGAGGGAGAAAAACGCCACTACAAAGGAATATTAATGTGTAATGGTCATCATTGGTCTAAACGCTTTCCATCTTTTAACGGAGAATTTACAGGAGAACTGATTCATTCTAAAGACTATAAACATCCCCATCAACTGCAAGATAAACGAGTATTAGTCATCGGAGGGGGAAACTCAGCTTGTGACATAGCCGCAGAAGCCGCCAGAGTAGCCGAAAAAAGTGTGATGAGTATGCGAGAAAGCGTCTGGTTTATCCCGAAAACCTTTGCCGGAGTGCCTATCGCCGATTTAGCC belongs to Gloeothece citriformis PCC 7424 and includes:
- a CDS encoding ArsR/SmtB family transcription factor; translation: MSNKLLVKSNPELLTPVAEYFKVLSEVSRLQILSCLKEREMNVTELTEATGLGQANLSKHLKVLTQAGILTRQPQGVSAYYSISDPMIFELCDLVCQRISERIQQQAEYFKSLF
- a CDS encoding AI-2E family transporter, whose product is MTQKSQLSPLFLLLLAGASFVIIVAGIKSAASILNSFFLASLIAIATVPLLQWLTRKRLPGWLALLITILGVVGAGLTLIAFLGISISQLLQLLPTYEVKIQDFKDVLKEMLAARGIKASQVLSLDIFSPSRLIGSIAQFLLAVIQALSNSLLLVFLVAFMLIEASGFSNKLHQNLIDNNRVFNQFNAFSRDIRSYIIITTWTGAITAVADFLILAFFGVDLAALWGVLFFLLNFIPAVGFLLAIIPPFLLGFLKLGTHQAFLIVFFCWLVDNIVDKGIKPRYMQQGLDLSPLIIILSVIFWSWVLGPTGAILAVPLTLMIKKVILESSEEGRFLGVLMGAGNPVKIETLPESKPEDKP
- a CDS encoding GUN4 domain-containing protein; the encoded protein is MNQDEKYSQLEQRITELENQVKTLSQLLPLVEQISTLEKIQNNFTLIEDVDRYSPLRNLLAAGDFKGADRETARVLLEKSGEDRDSLTPDDVRKFSCNTIRVIDRLWRNYSQDCFGFSIQIQIYLEEGGTRESLIAQDINQLMKFGDRVGWRINNQWQTGTYDQWDFSVAAPKGCFPAIWWSSPYGAKMVNFFFVRLLECKI
- a CDS encoding SDR family NAD(P)-dependent oxidoreductase gives rise to the protein MTNLNQAVILLTGATGGFGQEFTRQLLKQNSRLILSDREENKLLEQTQNIQQEITTGEIIACLVADLSSPQGCQSLYNQVKTLNIPIDILINNAGIALYGRTDEVPTQKWEELMQINLLAPMRLTSLIIPDMITRQKGHIVNISSVAGWIALPGMTHYATSKYGLRGFSEGLAAETKAYNIKVSAVYPFFSRTPILQSPRYGTLAQEVQDISSDIATDPAQIIAQTLKGIRENRANIFPDAMGKRIQFLKRYSPDLLHWIVERISNKIKKHDYQ